The Triticum urartu cultivar G1812 chromosome 6, Tu2.1, whole genome shotgun sequence genome includes the window TTATTTCCAGTTTCTTGCCTCGATGTAAACTATAAAATTGTCCATGTATTTGTAGATGGGTGATGCTCTGACACCAGAAGCATCTTGAGTACATATGGACAGAAGAAGTGTACGACTGCAAGGGCGAAACTCATTTGCGTGCGAGATAATTTTAGTTCCTTTGTTGAACGTACACCAACACAGACTTGTGTTGAACTGAATCATATTCGTTTGGTGTTATCTCTCCCTGCAAATGAAGCTTGATGAGAGACAAGCATTCGAACCGGAGGCAAACGTCAACTGAACAATATTATGTCATGTACAATCAAGATAGCAAATGCTCGCTGAGCGGTTGATCATTTTAGTACTTAATATTTGGTTTTGCTGGTCATGTAATAAAAATAATCATCTCATGTTATGGATCACTTCACATGCATGTATGTGGATCAAAGTCGACCGAGAAATGGAATACCTTGCTCACAAACATTTTCAGCAGCCTATTCAGATGTGGGTGTGTATTGCGAGATAACCTTAATGTTAACTTCAATTTTATGTTGCATAATTCATATAAAATATTAGCTTTGTTTTGGATAATCCAGTTTAACATATACATTTAGTTGTGCGTCAAAGGGATGACTTAATTTTCACATATAATCAAATATTGACATGCTTGAAAGAGTTGTCATCAACATTCTGCCGATTTGGAAATAAATGAAAGACATGAGGTTGTTACTATAAAAGTAATGTTTATATCTATCTATTTCTAGGGGGTGATTCGTGAAATGTACACTCAAGTGGGAGCAGTCCCCTCCACCATAATCTGTGCCATTCATCTCCCATCCAATGGCTCAGATTTCATTTTTCTATTCTTTCACATGAAGCTCAGATTCTATACTAGTTGCTCCCCATGTTGTCAACCCTCCTCCGCCCGCAGGTCGTCATCCCCTCCCCCTTCTATGTCGGTGTGGGAGCGTGGTGATGCCCCTATCTACCAGATGGAGCTCTAATTTCTTCCTCTTTGGGGCTTCAGTAGGGTTGCGCGTGGGCGGGGCATTTGCAGCGGCGATGTTCCTTGGTATGAATAGTGTCTCACACATTAAACCACCGTTCCGATGGTAGTGTCATGATTGATTAAAagttttttatgattttttttttagGAACCGATGTGTATGGGATGTGCAACAGTGCAAGCGAAGAAAAGAGCAGCACTGACAGTTGGGAGTGGGCACTGGCAGTTGAGAAGGGTACACACCTCTTAACATCTATGGACCTCATAACTAAACGTCGCTTTACTCCTCGATAGCTCACCAACCAAAACAACCAGAAGGGGATGGCAAGCCCGCACCAGATCGCGATGGAGCTCGTCGGCCCCAAGCCCGGCGGATCCTCCTCCGCGGTCGCCGTCCACCACATGTTCGTCGTCGTGGTCGACGGCGTCGAGACGGACATCCACGAGGGCACGCTCCAGGGCAGTCTCGGCAAGGTCACCGTCACCAGCCCCGGGAACCTCTCCGCCGACGGCCTCCGGAGCGTCGTCGTGCGCGGCGGGGGAGGGGGCGCCGTCGTGTTCACCCTGTGCGGCGACGCGGCCGCCGAGGGCGTGGGGTCCGCGTCCTTCGTCCAGTGCGGCGCGACGCGCGTCGACGGCGCGCGGGAGGTGTCGGTCTCGCGGTGCCGGTCCCTGGACGCGGAGCAGGCCGGCAAGGTGACGGTCGAGAGGTGCCGGGAGGCGCGGCTCCGAGGCGGCGGCCTCCTCCGCGCGACCCGCTGCAGGCGGGCCGACGTCGAGAGCTTCGGCGAGGTCCGCCTGGCGCGCTGCAAGGGAGTGCGCGCCGACTGGTGCGGCAGCCTGGAGGTCCAGATGTGCAGGGCCGTCGACGCCAGCCGGTGCGGCGCCGTGAGCGGCGACCGGTGCCGCCGCGTGAACGTCGCCGGCTGCGGCAGCGTCGCCGTGACCCACGCCGTGGTCAAGACGGTGGAGGAAGAGCAGCTGCAGTCGCAGCAAACCGTGTCTCCGCAGTCCAGTGGAAGTGAGTAAGCAGCATCAGTGAATTCGAAATTGCCTGTAATTCTTTGTTGTCTGTACGAAATTGCCAAAGTTTCTGGAACTAAGAGATCCCTACTCAACCGGATCGCGTTTGAATGTATGATGAACACGCCATGTTTCATTGCTTCTACTGGGTTGTTCTCTTCCAAGAACACTCACCTTGGACTTATTGAATCTTTGGATGTCGAATGTATATGTTATAACGCACATAACAATGGATGTACTAAGTGTAAAACGTGTTCTAAGTTCGGGAAAACAGAAACTTAGACAATTTGAATGAACATGTTGGTTATAGACAGACACATAAGTGTTAAGTTAAATTACAAGGACCGAAACGATGTATGATTAGATTTAATTAATATCAGAAAaactaacgcccacacgtgtgggcgtttgCAGATCGCCCACACGTCTTCATCACCACTCATTTTGCCACGTATGAATAGATGACATTAATAGAAATCTTTTTGGTTTTCGGCTTAAAAATGTTTTATCTCCTAAATAAAAAAGCAAACTAAAAATTCGTTTTCATCATTAAATCCGTCtcgacgagatcttcaaaactagaccccatgttgatacgtttcgatgatttttttttttgcccagaagttgccatgatgtttacactaTAGTTGTCATAGTGCttaaactaaagttgccatgtggcatttttagtttgtagatcatggcaattttatttttttatgaTGGCAATTACAGTACTTTGACCATGAAAATATTTTTTTATTGAACCATGGCAATTTTAAGTGCATGTATCATGACAATTTTAGTTTATGGTGCATGGCAGGTCTAGTTTCTTAATCTCCGTTTTATAATATGTTAAAATTTATTTTTAAATGTAAAAGAAAATAGTTGAAACATATCATGACAACTTCAGTGTAAATATCATGGCAATTCATGTGCAATAGACATGGCAACTATTGACAAAAAAAATTCGCCGAAATATATCAGTatgagatctagttttgaagatcccGTCGCGagggatttaatggtgaaaacggatcttcaatcggatttttcatttaagagataaaacattttaaaaactgAAAATTCAAAAAGATTctcgcatgcatgcatgcgatgACGTGGCAATCTATTTGCATTAGAGACGTGTGGTAGTTATCGACGTCCATTAAAATTATACCTCTCTCGCAAGGCGATTAGGAAAATCCTTCCTCCCCTCGATCTCCACCGACGAGAGCGTAGATTCGCCTGCCGCTCCGGCGGTCGGTGACGGAGAGAGGATTTCGGGTGCCTCGGATCCGGTTAGTGGATATGTAGGGGTTTTGGTCCTTGCAGGGGCGGCGTTTAGACGGATGGCGGCGCTTCTTCTTCGAGTCGATCTTCCGGGTTTCGATCCTTCACAAGTTTGTCCGTTGAGACGGATTAGACGGAGCTCCGGCGTAGATTCCTGCCAGCTCCTCGGGGCAGCGAGGTTAAAATTTCTTGCCGTGCGTACGCAACGGTGATATTTGGTGTCAGGTTCTTCAGATCGATTCAAGGATTCAATGACGACGACTGCGACTCCGGGGCGTTGGTCCTTATGAGCATGTGCACGAAGACTTTCCGACTGTCATCAACAAGGTCAACCAGGCTCCGGTATGAGAGTGATGACAACGGCGCGTTGGCGGCTCATTCTGGCGGTGGCAATGAGGTGGTCCATGAACCTTgatataatttttattatgtttgaggtGTTTTGCACTTTCGATAAATCTTTATAATAGATCTAATACTTTTCGCAAAAAGTATATTAGAGGGACCGAAACTTAAAATTATATTATCAAGTTAACTTTTTTGACTTGATGGATACAACATTTATTCTCTGGATATAccccctccgttcctaaatataaatATAGGTTTTTTTCAGAGATTCCAATATAAACCACACACAGAGCAAAATAAGTAAATCTACGCTCTAAactatgtctatatacatccgtatgtagtctGTACcgaaatctctaaaaatacttatatttagaaacgagGGAGTAGTATATAAGGTTTCGGATAGTTTAGTGATCAATATTAGATTGCAAATTGAAATGTACTACTTGTAAAATTTGTTCAGTTATGTTAAATAGGGTGATGTGTAGTAGTACGTGAACATTTTTGTCGAATTACTTGGATGCCTTAACGAAAGAAATTTTTTATTTCGTCTAC containing:
- the LOC125512368 gene encoding uncharacterized protein LOC125512368, with the protein product MASPHQIAMELVGPKPGGSSSAVAVHHMFVVVVDGVETDIHEGTLQGSLGKVTVTSPGNLSADGLRSVVVRGGGGGAVVFTLCGDAAAEGVGSASFVQCGATRVDGAREVSVSRCRSLDAEQAGKVTVERCREARLRGGGLLRATRCRRADVESFGEVRLARCKGVRADWCGSLEVQMCRAVDASRCGAVSGDRCRRVNVAGCGSVAVTHAVVKTVEEEQLQSQQTVSPQSSGSE